From Geomonas agri, one genomic window encodes:
- the cheB gene encoding chemotaxis-specific protein-glutamate methyltransferase CheB has translation MTTRVLLADDSLLARQLLKDMLQAGGDIRVVGEACDGREAMQLTQALHPDLVIMDLLMPVLDGLDAIEEIMAVCPTPVLVLSAAVEASEVDRAFIAIKRGALDVMEKPRLDGDATLEGFAAVLREKVQFLSGIRVIRHPRRKLRAVEQFPLLPGGCGHNLLAIGASTGGPKAVMRLLKSLPADFPAAVFVVQHIAQGFAAGFANWLDRECALPVRLARDGAPFRSGEALVAPDGRHLTVIEGIIRLTDAPPVNCCRPSIDVFFDSLARQRCDQVVAVLLTGMGRDGAQGMLHIKEAGGTTIVQDEPSCAVFGMPKAAITLDAADQVVPLDLIPAALDKLFVAERHETATTGASAP, from the coding sequence ATGACCACGAGAGTACTGCTGGCCGACGACTCCCTGCTTGCACGCCAGTTGCTCAAGGACATGCTGCAGGCAGGGGGCGACATACGCGTGGTCGGCGAGGCGTGCGACGGCAGGGAGGCGATGCAACTGACCCAGGCGCTGCACCCGGACCTGGTGATCATGGACCTCCTGATGCCGGTACTGGACGGTCTGGACGCCATCGAGGAGATCATGGCCGTCTGCCCTACCCCGGTGCTGGTCCTCTCCGCGGCGGTCGAGGCAAGCGAGGTGGACCGCGCCTTCATCGCCATCAAGAGGGGGGCGCTGGACGTCATGGAGAAGCCGAGGCTGGACGGCGACGCGACTCTGGAAGGATTCGCGGCGGTACTGCGGGAGAAGGTCCAGTTCCTCTCCGGGATCCGGGTGATCAGACACCCCCGGCGCAAACTGCGCGCCGTAGAGCAGTTCCCCCTTCTCCCCGGCGGTTGCGGGCACAACCTGCTCGCCATCGGTGCCTCAACCGGCGGTCCCAAGGCGGTGATGCGCCTTTTAAAGTCACTCCCGGCGGACTTCCCGGCCGCGGTATTCGTGGTGCAGCACATAGCCCAGGGGTTCGCGGCCGGCTTCGCCAACTGGCTGGACCGGGAATGCGCTCTGCCGGTCCGGCTCGCCCGCGACGGCGCCCCCTTCCGCAGCGGCGAGGCGCTCGTGGCACCCGACGGCAGGCACCTGACCGTGATCGAGGGGATCATCCGGCTCACCGACGCCCCCCCGGTCAACTGCTGCCGCCCCTCCATCGACGTCTTCTTCGACTCTCTGGCCCGGCAGCGCTGCGACCAGGTGGTGGCGGTGCTCTTGACCGGGATGGGACGCGACGGCGCCCAGGGGATGCTGCACATCAAGGAAGCAGGCGGCACCACCATTGTCCAGGACGAACCCTCCTGCGCGGTATTCGGCATGCCCAAGGCCGCTATAACCTTAGACGCGGCGGACCAGGTGGTCCCCCTGGACCTCATTCCCGCCGCCTTGGATAAACTCTTCGTGGCCGAGCGCCACGAAACGGCAACGACCGGTGCCTCCGCGCCGTGA
- a CDS encoding ABC transporter substrate-binding protein has protein sequence MSLLRLLLLVFFTLAPTLALAYDVLLLQSMHDKGYDEAVRGFKRDYRGSVRRIVLTDYVELDLTRINREEHPKLIVAVGDRALDLAQKQHATPVIYMMALNAKPHRVAGGVTMLLDPGKYLSVLEALGCERVGVLYDPARSGAYVKRAVTLAARSRVKLVLREVHAPKETPAMLASLKGKVDALWMLPDTTAVSPVSTEAFFLFSQAERVPVVTFADVYLSMGGAVALTIDRHDIGRQLAELAQNVLDGGQLEESGAPPRKVVTRTNEGVVRQLKLNPLAGH, from the coding sequence ATGTCACTTCTGAGACTCCTGCTCCTGGTGTTCTTCACTCTGGCGCCCACGCTGGCCCTGGCCTACGACGTGCTGCTGCTGCAGTCCATGCACGATAAGGGATACGACGAGGCGGTACGCGGCTTCAAGCGCGATTACCGCGGCTCGGTGCGGCGCATCGTGCTAACCGACTACGTCGAACTTGACCTGACCCGAATCAACCGCGAGGAACACCCGAAACTGATCGTCGCGGTCGGCGACCGCGCCCTGGACCTGGCGCAAAAGCAGCACGCCACGCCGGTGATTTACATGATGGCCCTGAACGCCAAGCCGCACCGCGTCGCGGGCGGGGTCACCATGCTGCTTGACCCGGGCAAGTACCTCTCGGTTTTGGAGGCATTGGGGTGCGAACGGGTGGGCGTGCTCTACGACCCGGCCCGAAGCGGCGCCTACGTCAAGCGCGCCGTTACCCTGGCCGCACGCAGCCGGGTCAAGCTGGTGCTGCGCGAGGTGCACGCTCCAAAGGAGACGCCGGCCATGCTCGCCTCGCTGAAGGGGAAGGTGGACGCGCTCTGGATGCTTCCGGACACGACGGCGGTGTCCCCGGTTTCCACCGAGGCCTTCTTCCTCTTTTCCCAGGCGGAACGGGTGCCGGTGGTCACCTTCGCCGACGTCTACCTCTCCATGGGGGGAGCGGTCGCGCTGACCATCGACCGCCACGACATAGGCAGACAGCTGGCCGAACTGGCCCAGAACGTGCTGGACGGGGGGCAGCTGGAAGAGTCGGGGGCCCCCCCGCGCAAGGTGGTCACCAGGACCAACGAGGGGGTGGTGCGCCAGTTGAAACTGAACCCCCTGGCGGGGCACTGA
- a CDS encoding response regulator produces the protein MNEKILIIDDSELVLAMAKDALDSAGYQVLTATNGIEANRFIFSKDRPDLIIMDIMMPMLDGNKKAKLLKENEVSRDIPILLLSSKNEAEMRQLVDEAKANGYILKPFTPAQITTAVSEVLGR, from the coding sequence TTGAACGAAAAGATCCTCATCATCGACGACAGCGAACTGGTGCTTGCCATGGCCAAGGACGCCCTTGATTCAGCCGGCTACCAGGTGCTCACCGCCACCAACGGCATCGAGGCCAACCGCTTCATCTTCTCCAAGGACCGCCCCGACCTGATCATCATGGACATCATGATGCCCATGCTGGACGGCAACAAGAAGGCCAAGCTGCTCAAGGAGAACGAGGTGAGCCGGGACATCCCGATCCTGCTCCTCTCTTCCAAGAACGAGGCCGAGATGCGCCAACTGGTTGACGAGGCCAAGGCCAACGGCTACATCCTCAAGCCGTTCACGCCGGCGCAGATCACTACGGCGGTGAGCGAGGTGCTGGGCCGATAG
- a CDS encoding sensor histidine kinase — protein sequence MKRRKLRLPPYTKSFRFRLYLIFTGTIALLTAAFVTFYVLTELNAYRSNMEREGKLLATILAQNARLPLFAENRDALGVLAEGTARYPSVLSVSIVDREGRLLAQQVKSQSVDGDVIDMQVPISSPSGVLSPESALLGQPQGSEQRVIGEVRLKLDTTGARERLVTLVVASLAIGTLFWILVSLLCYQILKRVTNSFNLLLGGIEKIGNGTLSARVDLDGDDELGRAANAINAMAASLELRELENQALQDELLRAMRLEVQEEKKRVMARLIQTNKMTSLGLLLSSMAHEINNPNASIRFSGHMIGKMLTDALPLLDGVWQEEGEFYLGGVPYQKARLVLTENAGKIVENSERIAQVVQGLRDYGVGGGGQLRQRLEINSAVSAALSVLACQMKRDVQLHTSLGTSIPTVAGSQQQIEQVLINLILNAMQSCAGRSGEVHLSTRHDVATGEVLVEVRDNGVGIAPETKERLFEPFYSTKLELGGSGLGLYISQFIVSEHGGRLQLDSTLGKGTVATVVLPVAPASVVDMLPAQLGQHPADSLHQVR from the coding sequence ATGAAAAGAAGAAAACTGCGACTGCCTCCCTACACCAAGAGCTTCCGGTTCCGGCTCTACCTGATCTTCACCGGTACCATAGCGCTATTGACCGCCGCCTTCGTCACCTTCTATGTTTTGACCGAGTTGAACGCCTACCGCTCCAACATGGAGCGGGAGGGAAAGCTTCTGGCGACCATCTTGGCCCAGAACGCGCGCCTGCCGCTCTTCGCGGAGAACCGCGACGCGCTGGGCGTACTGGCCGAGGGGACGGCACGCTACCCCTCGGTACTTTCTGTCTCGATCGTGGACCGGGAAGGGAGGCTCTTGGCCCAGCAGGTAAAGTCGCAGTCGGTCGACGGTGACGTGATCGACATGCAGGTCCCCATCAGTTCCCCAAGCGGTGTCCTTTCGCCGGAGTCGGCGCTTTTGGGGCAGCCCCAGGGGAGCGAGCAGCGCGTCATCGGCGAGGTGCGCCTGAAGCTGGACACGACCGGGGCGCGGGAGCGGCTGGTCACCTTGGTGGTTGCCTCGCTGGCCATCGGAACCCTGTTCTGGATCCTGGTTTCCCTGTTGTGCTACCAGATCCTGAAAAGGGTCACCAACTCCTTCAACCTGCTCCTGGGCGGCATCGAGAAGATCGGCAACGGCACCCTCTCCGCTCGGGTGGATCTGGATGGAGACGACGAACTGGGGCGCGCCGCCAACGCCATCAACGCCATGGCCGCCTCACTGGAGCTGCGCGAACTGGAAAACCAGGCGTTGCAGGATGAACTACTGCGCGCCATGCGGCTGGAGGTGCAGGAGGAGAAGAAACGGGTCATGGCGCGGTTGATCCAGACCAACAAGATGACCTCGCTGGGGCTGCTCCTTTCCTCCATGGCGCACGAGATAAACAACCCCAACGCCTCGATTCGTTTTTCGGGGCACATGATCGGCAAGATGCTCACCGATGCTCTGCCCCTTCTGGATGGTGTATGGCAGGAAGAAGGAGAGTTCTACCTGGGTGGGGTGCCGTACCAGAAGGCGCGGCTGGTGCTCACGGAAAATGCCGGAAAGATCGTCGAGAATTCTGAGCGCATCGCCCAGGTAGTGCAGGGACTGCGCGATTACGGGGTGGGGGGAGGGGGACAGTTGCGCCAGCGGCTGGAGATCAACAGCGCCGTCTCGGCGGCCCTGTCGGTGCTGGCCTGCCAGATGAAACGGGACGTTCAGCTACACACATCCCTGGGGACCTCGATCCCTACCGTCGCCGGGAGCCAGCAGCAGATCGAGCAGGTGCTCATCAACCTGATCCTCAACGCCATGCAGTCCTGTGCCGGCCGCAGCGGCGAGGTTCATCTCAGCACCCGCCACGACGTCGCCACGGGGGAGGTGCTGGTCGAGGTGCGCGATAACGGGGTCGGCATCGCTCCGGAGACCAAGGAGCGGTTGTTCGAGCCTTTTTATTCCACCAAGCTGGAACTGGGCGGCAGCGGGCTTGGGCTGTACATTTCGCAGTTCATCGTGTCCGAGCACGGTGGCCGGCTACAGCTCGACTCCACGCTCGGCAAGGGGACCGTGGCGACCGTGGTGCTGCCGGTCGCCCCTGCCTCAGTGGTGGACATGCTCCCCGCCCAGCTCGGTCAGCATCCCGCCGATTCTCTCCATCAGGTCCGTTAG